Part of the Alphaproteobacteria bacterium genome is shown below.
GACCCGCCCGAGCGCGATCGTCAGCGGCCCCAGCGCGGTCAGCGCAATCGCGTTGAGCAGGAAGACGCCACCCCACAGCACCGAGAGCAGGATCAGCAGCGTCCATTCTGTTGCTCCCATACGCAATGCGGTCATCTCGCGCCCCTTCGGCTCCGTCGCAGGAGCAGAGTGGGCCCGATTCCGGGGGCGCCTTCTATCCGCTTCGTGTCGGCCTATTCGATCGCCCCGCGGCGGCGTGACAAGCCTTTGGGGGCGCTATATCGTACGGCCGACGAAGATCAAGAACTGGCCCGCAGGAGGAGCCTCATGCCCGATCTCATCATCACCGGCCCGGACGGAAGATTTCCGGGGTACCTCGCCGTACCGGAAACCGGCGCCGGTCCCGGCATCGTCCTCATCCAGGAGATCTTCGGCGTCAACAAGGTCATGCGCGACCTCGCCGACGGCTTCGCCGGCAACGGCTATGCGGTGCTGTGCCCGGACCTGTTCTGGCGCCAGGAGGAAGGCATCCAGCTCACCGATCAGACCGAGGAACATTGGGCCCGCGCGTTCGAGCTCTACCAGGGCTTCGACGAGGATGCCGGCATCGTCGACCTTACCGCGGCGCTCGATCATCTTCGCGGTCACGAGGCCTGCACCGGCAAGGTCGGCACCGTCGGCTATTGCCTGGGCGGCAAACTGGCCTACCTGATGGCGACGCGGTCGGACGCCGACTGCAATGTCGGCTATTACGGCGTCGGCATCGAAAACAACCTCGACGAAGCCGGCAACATCGGTCACCCGCTTATGCTTCATGTTGCCGAGAAGGATCAGTTTTGCCCGGCCGAGGCCCAGCAGAAGATTCACGCCGCGCTCGACGGCGCCGCCAACGTCACCATCCGCGACTACGGCGGCATGGACCATGCTTTCGCCCGGGTCGGCGGCGAGCACTACGATGCGGACGCCGCCGCCGCCGCGAACGGGCGCACGTCCACGTTCTTTGAACAGCACTTGAGAGGATAGTTGGCAATGACCAAGGCAATCCGCATCCACGAGCCCGGCGGGCCCGAGAACATGGTCTGGGACGAGGTCGAGGTCGGCGATCCGGACGAGGGCGAGGTTCGGCTGCGGCAGACCGCGGTCGGCCTCAACTACATCGACACCTATCACCGCAGCGGTGCCTATCCGTTGTCCGATATGCCGGCGGTCATCGGCATGGAGGGCGCCGGCGTGGTCGAAGCGGTCGGCGCCGGGGTCACAGAGTTCCGCGAGGGCGACCGCGTCGCCTATGCCGCGATGCCGGTCGGCG
Proteins encoded:
- a CDS encoding dienelactone hydrolase family protein; translated protein: MPDLIITGPDGRFPGYLAVPETGAGPGIVLIQEIFGVNKVMRDLADGFAGNGYAVLCPDLFWRQEEGIQLTDQTEEHWARAFELYQGFDEDAGIVDLTAALDHLRGHEACTGKVGTVGYCLGGKLAYLMATRSDADCNVGYYGVGIENNLDEAGNIGHPLMLHVAEKDQFCPAEAQQKIHAALDGAANVTIRDYGGMDHAFARVGGEHYDADAAAAANGRTSTFFEQHLRG